A genomic segment from Aegilops tauschii subsp. strangulata cultivar AL8/78 chromosome 1, Aet v6.0, whole genome shotgun sequence encodes:
- the LOC120967512 gene encoding uncharacterized protein isoform X1 yields the protein MMVGSRIVEQMQKNHGRGVRYSLSPFPLSIPRVKNRQQANPMAAAGGAAMYAGIVQNGMEFLLDPVDSRRFPLTEVTADVEWPDPLVLMDVWRSAPPAADSLCAVVVGNLGDCSEQNRLAGKRRFSCLGSRKEESDVSSVAVVGLASDAMSCNVQEGAPKHFQSEPEIVNGMVAATASEEGQTSKFALSVNSTAVPTHEEGFGKHDPDAEREVYELDSGEVDDADCSDADGADVGDVHAGDEVCSHRAKRIRVCGTEHLI from the exons ATGATGGTTGGTAGCCGCATTGTGGAGCAAATGCAAAAAAATCATGGCCGGGGGGTGAGGTATTCACTTTCCCCATTTCCCCTTTCCATTCCCCGAGTTAAGAACCGGCAACAGGCGAACCccatggcggcggcggggggTGCGGCGATGTATGCCGGAATAGTACAAAACGGCATGGAATTTCTGCTAGACCCAGTCGACAG TCGTAGGTTCCCACTGACAGAGGTCACAGCCGATGTTGAGTGGCCAGATCCTTTGGTGCTGATGGACGTGTGGCGGTCAGCACCGCCTGCAGCCGACTCATTGTGCGCTGTTGTAGTTGGCAACCTAGGCGATTGTTCTGAGCAGAATAGATTAGCCGGCAAGAGGAGATTTTCCTGTCTTGGCTCCAGGAAA GAGGAATCAGATGTTTCATCGGTCGCCGTGGTTGGACTTGCATCGGATGCTATGAGCTGCAACGTCCAAGAAGGCGCACCCAAACATTTTCAGTCAGAG CCGGAGATCGTGAATGGGATGGTAGCCGCGACAGCCAGCGAGGAGGGGCAGACCTCCAAGTTCGCCCTGTCTGTGAACAGCACTGCCGTGCCAACTCATGAAGAAGGATTTGGTAAGCACGACCCAGATGCAGAAAGAGAAGTATACGAGCTGGACTCAGGGGAGGTGGATGACGCTGATTGCTCTGATGCAGACGGGGCTGATGTAGGTGACGTCCATGCAGGGGATGAAGTCTGCAGCCACCGTGCTAAGCGAATTCGTGTGTGTGGTACCGAACACCTCATCTAG
- the LOC109753033 gene encoding uncharacterized protein — protein sequence MASPGSSGTTRSRRTNPFKGPDPIVIRDLNILARVPVVLDHLTSTYYAWKTYFPLVFREYNIRDHIDGSVDSRFMEDDEEWMSIDATLIRWFYTTISKDLFHTVVSADDDAHAVWTKLNGLFTDNALQRKIFLHGEFFGCQQLDSSVDDYYMRLKKLVDELRDLGEKVSDELLLSTLIAGLSDDFGNAASNIPLITNPTFPKTVAYLKLEERRMQMSRTRATHTALTAGTRGGAPPTTPPRPAPGPFHAQPRPGFPYP from the coding sequence ATGGCCTCCCCTGGCTCCTCCGGTACCACCCGCAGCCGCCGCACCAATCCGTTCAAAGGCCCCGATCCCATCGTCATCCGCGACCTCAACATCCTCGCTCGGGTTCCCGTCGTCCTCGACCACCTCACCTCCACCTACTATGCATGGAAGACGTACTTCCCCCTTGTGTTCCGGGAGTACAACATCCGGGATCACATCGATGGCTCCGTGGATTCCCGCTTCATGGAGGACGATGAGGAGTGGATGTCCATCGACGCCACCCTCATTCGTTGGTTCTACACCACCATCTCGAAGGACCTCTTCCACACGGTGGTCTCCGCCGACGATGATGCTCATGCCGTTTGGACCAAGCTCAAcggcctcttcaccgacaacGCGCTCCAACGCAAGATTTTCTTGCACGGCGAGTTTTTTGGGTGCCAGCAGCTTGACTCGTCTGTCGACGATTACTACATGCGCCTCAAGAAGCTTGTTGATGAGCTCCGTGACCTTGGTGAGAAGGTCTCCGACGAGCTCCTCCTCAGCACCCTCATCGCCGGCCTGAGCGACGATTTCGGGAACGCCGCCTCCAACATCCCCCTCATCACCAACCCGACGTTCCCCAAGACCGTCGCCTACCTGAAGTTGGAGGAGAGGCGGATGCAGATGTCACGCACCCGGGCCACCCACACCGCCCTCACCGCCGGTACTCGCGGCGGTGCGCCGCCCACCACCCCCCCGAGGCCCGCCCCGGGCCCCTTCCACGCACAGCCGCGGCCCGGGTTCCCCTACCCGTAG
- the LOC120967512 gene encoding uncharacterized protein isoform X2, with product MMVGSRIVEQMQKNHGRGVRYSLSPFPLSIPRVKNRQQANPMAAAGGAAMYAGIVQNGMEFLLDPVDRFPLTEVTADVEWPDPLVLMDVWRSAPPAADSLCAVVVGNLGDCSEQNRLAGKRRFSCLGSRKEESDVSSVAVVGLASDAMSCNVQEGAPKHFQSEPEIVNGMVAATASEEGQTSKFALSVNSTAVPTHEEGFGKHDPDAEREVYELDSGEVDDADCSDADGADVGDVHAGDEVCSHRAKRIRVCGTEHLI from the exons ATGATGGTTGGTAGCCGCATTGTGGAGCAAATGCAAAAAAATCATGGCCGGGGGGTGAGGTATTCACTTTCCCCATTTCCCCTTTCCATTCCCCGAGTTAAGAACCGGCAACAGGCGAACCccatggcggcggcggggggTGCGGCGATGTATGCCGGAATAGTACAAAACGGCATGGAATTTCTGCTAGACCCAGTCGACAG GTTCCCACTGACAGAGGTCACAGCCGATGTTGAGTGGCCAGATCCTTTGGTGCTGATGGACGTGTGGCGGTCAGCACCGCCTGCAGCCGACTCATTGTGCGCTGTTGTAGTTGGCAACCTAGGCGATTGTTCTGAGCAGAATAGATTAGCCGGCAAGAGGAGATTTTCCTGTCTTGGCTCCAGGAAA GAGGAATCAGATGTTTCATCGGTCGCCGTGGTTGGACTTGCATCGGATGCTATGAGCTGCAACGTCCAAGAAGGCGCACCCAAACATTTTCAGTCAGAG CCGGAGATCGTGAATGGGATGGTAGCCGCGACAGCCAGCGAGGAGGGGCAGACCTCCAAGTTCGCCCTGTCTGTGAACAGCACTGCCGTGCCAACTCATGAAGAAGGATTTGGTAAGCACGACCCAGATGCAGAAAGAGAAGTATACGAGCTGGACTCAGGGGAGGTGGATGACGCTGATTGCTCTGATGCAGACGGGGCTGATGTAGGTGACGTCCATGCAGGGGATGAAGTCTGCAGCCACCGTGCTAAGCGAATTCGTGTGTGTGGTACCGAACACCTCATCTAG
- the LOC120967512 gene encoding uncharacterized protein isoform X3, which yields MMVGSRIVEQMQKNHGRGVRYSLSPFPLSIPRVKNRQQANPMAAAGGAAMYAGIVQNGMEFLLDPVDSRRFPLTEVTADVEWPDPLVLMDVWRSAPPAADSLCAVVVGNLGDCSEQNRLAGKRRFSCLGSRKEESDVSSVAVVGLASDAMSCNVQEGAPKHFQSEPEIVNGMVAATASEEGQTSKFALSVNSTAVPTHEEGFDGADVGDVHAGDEVCSHRAKRIRVCGTEHLI from the exons ATGATGGTTGGTAGCCGCATTGTGGAGCAAATGCAAAAAAATCATGGCCGGGGGGTGAGGTATTCACTTTCCCCATTTCCCCTTTCCATTCCCCGAGTTAAGAACCGGCAACAGGCGAACCccatggcggcggcggggggTGCGGCGATGTATGCCGGAATAGTACAAAACGGCATGGAATTTCTGCTAGACCCAGTCGACAG TCGTAGGTTCCCACTGACAGAGGTCACAGCCGATGTTGAGTGGCCAGATCCTTTGGTGCTGATGGACGTGTGGCGGTCAGCACCGCCTGCAGCCGACTCATTGTGCGCTGTTGTAGTTGGCAACCTAGGCGATTGTTCTGAGCAGAATAGATTAGCCGGCAAGAGGAGATTTTCCTGTCTTGGCTCCAGGAAA GAGGAATCAGATGTTTCATCGGTCGCCGTGGTTGGACTTGCATCGGATGCTATGAGCTGCAACGTCCAAGAAGGCGCACCCAAACATTTTCAGTCAGAG CCGGAGATCGTGAATGGGATGGTAGCCGCGACAGCCAGCGAGGAGGGGCAGACCTCCAAGTTCGCCCTGTCTGTGAACAGCACTGCCGTGCCAACTCATGAAGAAGGATTTG ACGGGGCTGATGTAGGTGACGTCCATGCAGGGGATGAAGTCTGCAGCCACCGTGCTAAGCGAATTCGTGTGTGTGGTACCGAACACCTCATCTAG